GCAGCCCTGGGCGACCCGGAGGAGATGGTTTTCCTGCGTTCGGCCGCCAAGCCGCTCCAGGCCCTGCCGGTCATTGAAACCGGGGCGGCTGACCGGTTCGGCCTGACCCCGGCTGAAATGGCCGTCATGTGCGGATCATTAAACGGCCAGGATTTTCAGGTCGCGGCGGTGCGTTCCATCCTGGACAAGATCGGCCTCAAACCCACGGCTCTGGACTGCGGGGTTCACCGGACCCACGGAGCTTCATAATAATTGCGCGGGCAAGCATGCGGCCATGCTGGTTTTATGCGTGCATCATGGCTGGCCTATTGAGGACTATACCGAAGGCCACCACCCGGTCCAGAAGCTGATCCTGAGCAAGGTCGCGGAGCTGACCGGCGTGCCGACTGAAAAAATCGGGCAGGGCATTGACGGCTGCGGGGTGCCTGTCTTTGCCCTTCCGTTTAAAAACCTGGCTCTGGCCTTTGCGCGGCTGGCCGAAGCCGCAGCCGGTTCTCAACCGGAGCCTATGGCCCGGCTCATGAAAGCCGCCCTGGACCATCCGGAGATGATGGCCGGGGACGATCGGATTTGCACTGAGGTCATGCGCGTCGGGCGCGGGCGGTTTCTGGCTAAAACCGGGGCTGAAGGGAGCTATGCCTTGGCGCTCCCTGACTCCGGCCTGGGTGTGGCGCTGGGCATCGAGGACGGCCACGCCCGGGCTGTGAACGCGGCCGTGGTCGAGGTCTTGCTTCAATTGGGCCAGTTAAGCCGGGAGGATACCGCCAGGCTGGCTGCGTTTCATCGCCCGGTTATCAAGAATCACAAAGGGCAGGATGTGGGATATATTGAGGCAATCTTTGACTTGAATTATCAGGCGTAAACGTCCAGGAGGCTGCCTTTAACCGGATGGGCAGGAGCGGCGATCTGGACTTTATTAACCTCGGTCGAGGCGGCTCGCACCTTGTCCAGCATCTGAGTCAGCATCTTCTCCCGCCAGGCCAGCCGGTTAAGCTCATCTGCATACAGGGCCTGACCTGGATGGGATTGTCTGGCTATAGAATCAACCATTCCTTTTCTCCTTCCAGGTTATAATACCTGACTTGGTAGATCAAATTCCGTGCCAGTTAGAATTTTTATTAAGAATCTAATAAAAACAGAATATTGAAGGAGTTATCCCTTTGGAGACCGCTGGGTGGAACTGCCAAAATTTTGACATTGAGACGCTAAAAAAGGTTTGGCAGGGAGGATGGCTTTCTCAACTACAAGCCAAGGATCGGGTTGAGCGATCTTTTAATGACATGAAGGCCTCTGACAGTGGTCTGACTGAGAGAGAAAAAACAGATGGAGAAGAGGAGTAAAAGGATCAATAAAGTTATAATTCCTGTAATAAAAATGGTTTTTCGCTCCAGGCGGCCCCTGAAGAAGCGCGCCAGTTTGCCTTCTGGTTTGAATCTATAAGCATCAGGTTTCTTGCGTTGGCAAACGAATTCAGGGTAGTTCGGATCCCGGTAGCGCGGGTCTATTTTCTTACGCTTTTCTTCTGGAAAGGATTCCTGTTTTGTGAACAGCCAGGATGTAATTTGTTCAGCCATAAACAGCTTCCCGTCAATTGTAAATAAGACATGATTAAATAATCATAGATGATCATTTTTTCATGTCAAGATAAAATTGATTTAAGATTCGATGCCTTCTCGGGCTTTAATTCCCTGCTGGTAGTAATGTTTGATCTCTTTAACCTCAGAGACAAGATCCGCTTTGGCAATGATGTCTGGATGAGCGTTGCGCCCGGTGAGGATCAGTTCAACCTGAGGCGGTTTCTCGTCTAACAATTTCACCAGCTCCTGGACCTCGAGAAGGGAAAAATAAACAGCTATATTGACTTCATCCAGAACGACCACGTCATACTCCTGGCTTAACATGGCGGCCCGAGCCTCTTCCAAGGCGGCCTGCGCCTTCATGCGGTCTTCCGGCTTCAGCCTGTGAGGGTGAATAAAACCTGGCCGACCCATGGGCTTTATCGTCAGCTTTTCTTTGAAGGCCTGAGCAGAGAAATGTTCACCCGCTGAATCCGGCGCTTTCATAAACTGGACGATAAAGACCTTTAAGCCCCGGCCTATGGATCGGAATGCCTGACCTAGGGCGGCGGTGGTCTTCCCTTTACCATCGCCGGTATAGACCTGAATGTAACCTTTTGCCAGCATTAAGGGTTTCCTCCAGGGTTATGGTGACTAAAACTCAAGCTGCTTAGGGTCAGTCATGTCTTTAAACCGTTGGCTAAAGCCATGTCAAGCCTAAAACGTTTTGCATGTCTTTTTAGATTTTTCAAAGGTTCAGGCAGCGGTAATTTGAGCTTTAAATCGGAATCAAACGCAAAGCACTTGCAAAGCTATAATACAGTGAGCTAATATCAGTATTTAATTTCATGAGTATTTAGCTGCCGATCTGGCAAGTTGTATCAAACGGGTCGAGAACCATGGAAAAAAACAGATTAAAAATAATGATTGCCAATCCCAATCTTGAATTAAGAAACATCATCCGGAACTATCTGAGGCTTGAAGGCTATGAAAATTTCACTATCACGGAAAATGGGAAGTCTGCCTGGGTTAAAATCAGGGAGGCGCCTGTTGATCTAGTTGTGGCTGACTACGAGCTGCCCGATATGAGCGGGTTGGAGCTTTTGGCTGCCATCAGGAAGGACAAGCGCCTCAAGGAAACCCTGTTTCTTCTTATTTCCTCGGAGGTGCACCAGGACTACATTGCCAGGGCCGCTGAGCTGCATGTTGACGCCTACTTGCTCAAGCCGTTTTCTCACCAGATTCTGGCTAATAAGGTTAATACCATTTTTAGGAGCCGCTTCAGACCGGATCCAGGATACCTCACTTCCAAGGAAGCTGACCGTCTGCTTGAATCCGGAGATGTGGAAGGGGCCTTGCTGAAATACAAAGAGGTTATAGAAGCGACAAAAAGTTTCATGGCCTTGATGCACTATAAAATCGGCGGCGCCCATGAAAAACTTAAGCAAATTGAGGAGGCGGAGTCCAGTTACCATGAAGCGCTCAGGGTGAGCGAACTTCATGTGGATTCGCTGGATGCCTTAGGCAGTCTGAACATGAAAAAAGGCAAGCATGAGGATGCCGCCGGATACTTCAAATAGAGCGCGGACATCAGTCCCCTTAACGCTCAGCGCCAGTTTAAACTAGGCGAGGCCCTGCTTGAAACTAACGAGCCTCAGGAGGCGGAAAAGGCCTTTAAAAGATCCCTGGCCATTGACCCCTACCAGACCCATATCTTCAACCGCTTGGGCATAAGTTTGCGGCGCCAGGGGAAATTAGATGAGTCTCTCAGGTTTTTTGAACAGGCTCTTGCGGCCACGGATGACGATGAGCACCTGTATTTCAATACCGGTCAGGTTTACTCCCAGATGGGCAACAGGGAGGCCGCACGGCCGCTTTTAATAAAAGCCCTGGAGCTTAACCCCGACTTTACAGAAGCCGCGGAATTATTAGAGAAGATAAATAGATCTTGATATGATGGTTTTCATTAAACCTTTGACCTAATATGATTTTCCTGTGCAGGAATCATACAGCCGCTCAGGGTGAGAAGCATGCAGGACGGCTATCTGGCTTACCTAAACTACCAGATCAAAGAAGAGGTCGTTCAGAATTACCTTAGAGAGCGATTGATTCTTGAGGAGGAGAAGAACGAGTTTTCAGAAGAACTGGCTGCCTACCGTGAGGTTGAAACAGCGGCTGGAGAGGCGCTAGGTTATCTGGGCTGCCTGCTGCTCACCCCGGATAATCTTGGGAAGTTTTTTTCCTTAATCGGCTTTCAACATCCGCCCTTTCCCTGGCTCAGTGCGGGTGAGATCACGGGTCAACCTCCAGCATGCCCGGCCGGCTTGAGGCCGAAAGGGCTTACAGACCGCGGCCGTTACCTCGATCTTATTATTAAGACCTATAACGAATTTCGAGGGCTTGTCTGTAAAGGCCAGGAGGCCGCGGACAATCTTAAGGCTCTGTCTGACGAGATAAACCGGGACATTAGGACCTTTGAACAAAACTACGATATTATGAGTATCATCGGGTTCTTAAAAAGCCTGGACGTGGAAACAATTATAAAAAAAAGGTTTCTGGGCGATAACTTCACTCCAGCCGAGATCCATTCGCTTCATGAGAAAATGGTTATTCAGCCTGTTAGTCCTGACATGGAAGGAGTTCATTCCTGGCCTGAGCTGCCTTTGCCAAAGGAAGCCAAGAAGCAGACCATGAACTTTCTTTATCATATATTCCAGAAATACAGAGAGGTCATTCGCCCGGCCTTGCGCTAGCCATAAAAAGTCTTTATTTTTGGAGGTCTTCATGGAAGATTGTATTTTTTGCAAGATCGTCGCTCATGAAATACCCTCGACCGATGTTTACGAGGATGATCAATTCCTGGCCTTCATGGACATTAACCCTTTGGCGCGCGGGCATTGCCTTCTCATCCCAAAGGCTCATCACCAGGATATCTTCACCATACCTGAAGATCTTCTGCGTGACCTCATTTCCGCGGCCCAGCGTCTGGCCAGGGCCGTGAAAACGGGTTTGAAAGCGGATGGCGTTTACATCTGGCAGGCCAACGGCCGGGCCGCCTCGCAGCTGATTCCTCACTTTCACATCCATTGTCTCCCGCGCTGGGACGATGACAGGCTCGACATGGGTAGCTGGGAAGCAGGACAAGGCGACATGGAAGATATCAAGGCTGCGGCCGAGGAGATTAAAAAGGGATTATAACTAATTCCCCGGAGGCAGGTTGACCGTTTGATTCGGATAACTTGAGATGCCTCTGCAAATATTAAGATCAAGGTAATGTCCGAACAGCCAAAGGCCGAAGAAAGGCCGCTTAAAAAAAAGCTTGTCAATAAGATAGGTATGGAGTTTATCCTTATCCCGGGTGGGGATTTTATCATGGGCACCGATTCCCTGGTAGACGATCCAGCCGATCTGGAGGCGGTCGAGGCCGCTGTTCGAGAACAGGAAAAACAAGACAATTACACCCGTTATGACTCAGCTCCCCAACACCTGGTCCGGATCAGATCTTTTTATATAGGCCGTACACCCGTCACCCAGGGACAGTGGGAGCTGGTCATGAAGCGCAATCAGGCCAGTTATAAAGGCGGGCATGATTTCCCGATAGAGACGGTGCACTGGTATGAAGCTCAGGAGTTCATCGAGCGGCTTAACGAGATGATGAACACAAACGCTCATCGCCTGCCTAGTGAAGCCGAGTGGGAATATGCTTGCCGGGCCGGGTCCCCGGGGGAATACTGCTTTGAAGGACGGCGGGCTCGCCTGGATCACTACGCCTGGTATGGCGCCAACGCCGGATTTTACCCGCGGCCTGTCGCCCAGAAGAAAGCCAATAAATTCAAGTTGTTCGATATGCACGGACTGGTATGGGAATGGACAAACTCCCTGGAAAAAGGTTATCCTTATCGGGCCGATGACGGGCGGGAGGACCTGGAAGCCTCTGGAGTTAGAGTCGTGCGCGGCGGAAGCTGGAACAGCGATCCTTACTTCCTGCGCTGTGGTTTCCGGGACTGGCACCTCCCTGTCCACCGGGACCACGACATTGGATTCCGTCTGGCCGTAAGTTAAATATTTGACCTCCAGGCTGACCATTCACCCTGGACTTTGGCGGTCAGGTTCTGGCCCGAGGAGTTGACCAGTCAGGAGAAATACTGAACAGGTCGGAAGTACTGTCACAGGCCCGGGCCATGGGTGAAGCCGCGGCTGATTTCTTGAGCCGTAAATAATGTCTCTTCGAGGAGGAAGGACCTATCATGCCTAAAATACTCATAATCTGGCTGGCCTTCTGTTTTGGTCTGGCGGGAACTGCCTTAGCGGCCGACCCCTCAATTGCCATTCAGCAGGCCAATTACAGCTATCACAACGGCGACTATACCCGGACAATCGTTGAATTGCGACAGGCCCTGCAAGGAACCTGGAACAAAGCCCCACTGACGCTCAACAATGTGACCTGGATAATCGAGCCCCCGGATGGGTATGGCATGTACGAGCCACGTGAGAGTGACGTCTTTAATCCGGCTGAACCCATCCTGATTTACCTCGAACCGGTGGGCTTTACCATAAAAAAGGTTGGGCCTTTTTACCGTTTCAGGTTATACGCTGATTTTGCCGTCCTGGACGCAAAAGACAAGCTGTTGGGGAGTCAGAAGAATTTTGCTCAGTACCAGGTGGAGTCTCGCTCCCTTCACACCGAATATCCGATGTTTTTTACCTTTAATTTCAGAGAGCTGCCTCCAGGAAAGTACAAACTTCAAATTACGATTCATGACGAGTATTCCGATAAAGAGGCGACCTTAAGTAAGGTTTTTGAAAAGAAATGACAGGCCCCCGGGTGCGCAGCAGTCATCAAGGCCTCGAACAAGGAGTCTTTGTCGTCTTTGAAGGCATTGACGGCGCTGGCAAGACGACCCAGGCCTTTATATTGAAAGAACATATAGAAAAGCAAGGCCTTGAAGCCGTTTATGTCAAAGAGCCCACCTCAGGGCCGTGGGGTCAAAAGATAAAAGACATCGCCCGTCATGGCCGGAATAAAATCTCCTTGGAAGAGGAGCTGAATTATTTTATCTTCGACCGGGAGGAAGACGTCCGGGAGAATATCAGGCCTGCCCTGGACCGGAGGAGCGTTGTTATCGCGGACAGGTATTTTTACAGCACTATTGCTTATCAATCCGCTCTGGGACTGGACCCGGAAGAGATTCGTGCGAAAAACGCCAAGTTTCCTGTGCCTGACTTGGTTATTCTTCTTGATATCTCTCCCGAGCTCAGCCGCCAAAGAATCACCGCCAACAGAAAGGAGCAGGCGAACAAGGGCTATGAGCAGCTGGGTTTACTGACCGCTGTCAAGAAGGCCTATGAAACCCTTCAGGACTCAAATATTGTCAGGTTGGACGGGAGATTAAACATCGAAACCACAGCCCGACAGGTCTGGGACAAGGTGGAACCTCTTTTAACCAGGCGACTGATCCGGGTGGGATGAAAGGCGCCCGGAGACCCTTATTGGGGAATCCCTGACCTAGAAAGGGCTCAGCCGGTTTCCTGAAGCGATTGTTTATGCTGATATCGGTTCAGGAAAAACAAGGCGACGATGATCAAAGCGCGTAAGTTCAAGCATGGAAAAGGAGCGGCAAGCGTAAGAAAGTCGGCTTAGCCCTCAGGGGGTTATTGCAAATATCTTCGTCTCAAAACTCTGTATTGAATAAAAAAATATTGACAGGGTCCTTTTTATAAGGCATATAAGGCATATATGTAACTCCAGCCCCCCAGGTTATAGTGGGGATTTATGGGAAAGGAGCCGGGTCTATGGCCGTCACGAAGGAGAAGATAATCACCCAGGTCTACGAGAAGACTGGTCTGAGTAAAAGTCGGTCCCGCGAGGTCGTGGAAAACCTCCTTGAAATCATCAAGAGCACCCTGGCTCAGGAAGAAAATATCCTCATTAGCGGCTTTGGCAAGTTCGTGGTCAAACACAAAAGACCACGCCGCGGACGCAACCCGCAGACTAACCAGGACCTTCAGCTTCGAGCTCGTAAGGTCGTTGTTTTCAAGACTTCCGGGGTGCTGCGTCGCAAGATTAACGGCCTTGCGGACGAGTGATCTCCGCCCCCAAACCCTGACAAGGTCAATCTATTCATTTAGCCTAGCGGGCTACCACAAAGCAGCCTTCAAATCCTTCTTTCTCCAGCCGGGCCTGCAGATCCATGGCCTGGCCGATCGTCCTTTTTTCAGAGACCCGGACGCGGTAGAAGGTGGTATTGCTAAACTCAAAGATTTCTATGCGAACGTTATCGTAGCGCTTCTTCAATCTGGCCTGTAAGGCCTCTGCATTGCCCTTTTCCCGAAAAGAGCCAACCTGAACCGTGAACCGGCCTTCGGTGTAGCTCCTGGGCTGGACAAGGACAGAGATCATCTCTCCGTCAACCTTCCTTTCTTCAGGGACCCCCAGGGCTTCCACGCGCACCCAGGCTGTTCCTTTTCCAACCAGCCCAACCAGCCTCGCCGCAATATAACTCAGATCAATGATCCGGCCTTTAACAAACGGACCCCGGTCGTTGATCTTCACAGTCACATCTTGAAAATTCGATAGATTGGTTACTTTAACCCAGGTACCTAGAGGCAGGGTTTTATGAGCGGCCGTCATATCATACATATTGTAGCGTTCACCGCTGGCTGTTTTCTTGCCGTGAAATTTTCGGCCATACCAGGAAGCGACGCCTTTCTCGACGTAGCTTTGGGCGGAGGCCAGAATCCAATAGCGCTGACCTTTGAGGGTGTAAGACTGGCCTGATAGAGGGTAGGATTTCCTGGCGGGTGTCTCAGCCGGAAGCCGGGTTGTGGCTTTGGGCGGCTTGGGTTTTTCTGTCGAGCGAGAGCCCGGAAGGATGGAGGCGCAACCGGCCAGGTACGCGCCGATTAGAACGGCCGCCAGGGCGCCCAGAATAAGATAGACCAGGTTGATCTTTTGCCGGCCCAAGCCCATATGACCCTCCTGTCGGAATTTGCCATCGTAATAATATCAGCTTGTTAAAAGCCTGTCCACTTCAGAGGTCCTTTAGAGACGGCCCATAACCCTGGCAGAGCCTGGTCTTGAGGCTAGTTGGCCCAATTATTCAATATGCCTCACGCATCCTGAGGCATGTCTTTTAAGTGGCGTATGAATGCAGACCGGAAAGGATGAGATTCACTCCCAGGTAGGTGAAAAGCACACTGAGAAATCCGATCAGAGACAAAACGGCCATGCGCTTTCCCATCCATCCTCTGACCATACGGGCATGGAGCACGGCAGCATAAATCAGCCAGGTAATCAGGGACCAGGTTTCCTTGGGGTCCCACGACCAGTAAGCGCCCCAGGCTGATTGAGCCCAGATGGCCCCGGTGATTATGCCTGCTGTAAGCAGGATAAAGCCAAAGGC
This genomic window from Deltaproteobacteria bacterium contains:
- a CDS encoding asparaginase, with translation MNSISSAPPPLVRVTRGGLTESLHRGSILVVEASGRQIAALGDPEEMVFLRSAAKPLQALPVIETGAADRFGLTPAEMAVMCGSLNGQDFQVAAVRSILDKIGLKPTALDCGVHRTHGAS
- a CDS encoding asparaginase, which translates into the protein MFRSRRCVPSWTRSASNPRLWTAGFTGPTELHNNCAGKHAAMLVLCVHHGWPIEDYTEGHHPVQKLILSKVAELTGVPTEKIGQGIDGCGVPVFALPFKNLALAFARLAEAAAGSQPEPMARLMKAALDHPEMMAGDDRICTEVMRVGRGRFLAKTGAEGSYALALPDSGLGVALGIEDGHARAVNAAVVEVLLQLGQLSREDTARLAAFHRPVIKNHKGQDVGYIEAIFDLNYQA
- the cobO gene encoding cob(I)yrinic acid a,c-diamide adenosyltransferase translates to MLAKGYIQVYTGDGKGKTTAALGQAFRSIGRGLKVFIVQFMKAPDSAGEHFSAQAFKEKLTIKPMGRPGFIHPHRLKPEDRMKAQAALEEARAAMLSQEYDVVVLDEVNIAVYFSLLEVQELVKLLDEKPPQVELILTGRNAHPDIIAKADLVSEVKEIKHYYQQGIKAREGIES
- a CDS encoding response regulator, yielding MEKNRLKIMIANPNLELRNIIRNYLRLEGYENFTITENGKSAWVKIREAPVDLVVADYELPDMSGLELLAAIRKDKRLKETLFLLISSEVHQDYIARAAELHVDAYLLKPFSHQILANKVNTIFRSRFRPDPGYLTSKEADRLLESGDVEGALLKYKEVIEATKSFMALMHYKIGGAHEKLKQIEEAESSYHEALRVSELHVDSLDALGSLNMKKGKHEDAAGYFK
- a CDS encoding tetratricopeptide repeat protein; translation: MRRQGKLDESLRFFEQALAATDDDEHLYFNTGQVYSQMGNREAARPLLIKALELNPDFTEAAELLEKINRS
- a CDS encoding HIT family protein; protein product: MEDCIFCKIVAHEIPSTDVYEDDQFLAFMDINPLARGHCLLIPKAHHQDIFTIPEDLLRDLISAAQRLARAVKTGLKADGVYIWQANGRAASQLIPHFHIHCLPRWDDDRLDMGSWEAGQGDMEDIKAAAEEIKKGL
- a CDS encoding formylglycine-generating enzyme family protein, with amino-acid sequence MSEQPKAEERPLKKKLVNKIGMEFILIPGGDFIMGTDSLVDDPADLEAVEAAVREQEKQDNYTRYDSAPQHLVRIRSFYIGRTPVTQGQWELVMKRNQASYKGGHDFPIETVHWYEAQEFIERLNEMMNTNAHRLPSEAEWEYACRAGSPGEYCFEGRRARLDHYAWYGANAGFYPRPVAQKKANKFKLFDMHGLVWEWTNSLEKGYPYRADDGREDLEASGVRVVRGGSWNSDPYFLRCGFRDWHLPVHRDHDIGFRLAVS
- the tmk gene encoding dTMP kinase; translated protein: MTGPRVRSSHQGLEQGVFVVFEGIDGAGKTTQAFILKEHIEKQGLEAVYVKEPTSGPWGQKIKDIARHGRNKISLEEELNYFIFDREEDVRENIRPALDRRSVVIADRYFYSTIAYQSALGLDPEEIRAKNAKFPVPDLVILLDISPELSRQRITANRKEQANKGYEQLGLLTAVKKAYETLQDSNIVRLDGRLNIETTARQVWDKVEPLLTRRLIRVG
- a CDS encoding integration host factor subunit alpha, whose product is MAVTKEKIITQVYEKTGLSKSRSREVVENLLEIIKSTLAQEENILISGFGKFVVKHKRPRRGRNPQTNQDLQLRARKVVVFKTSGVLRRKINGLADE
- a CDS encoding septal ring lytic transglycosylase RlpA family protein, whose translation is MGLGRQKINLVYLILGALAAVLIGAYLAGCASILPGSRSTEKPKPPKATTRLPAETPARKSYPLSGQSYTLKGQRYWILASAQSYVEKGVASWYGRKFHGKKTASGERYNMYDMTAAHKTLPLGTWVKVTNLSNFQDVTVKINDRGPFVKGRIIDLSYIAARLVGLVGKGTAWVRVEALGVPEERKVDGEMISVLVQPRSYTEGRFTVQVGSFREKGNAEALQARLKKRYDNVRIEIFEFSNTTFYRVRVSEKRTIGQAMDLQARLEKEGFEGCFVVAR